A stretch of Paludisphaera borealis DNA encodes these proteins:
- a CDS encoding sensor histidine kinase has translation MESPVCTRALIFAAWWPVDHVFPLAAVFLLASSAVGAMAYMRHLRKRHSALATDLETIADQRREAERALRETEAIYYSLVETLPQSILRKDLEGRFTFANKRFCAELGRSLDEIVGKTDYDFFPNELAAKYRADDRRVIESGRVLDVVEEHITPQGDTLHVQVMKTALLDSDGKPIGVQGIFWDVTARIRADEQLREKNVELVELARSEHQAHEARKQAQSLLVQNEKLASLGHLVAGVAHEINNPLSFVSNNVAVMERDLRDLLALIRLYRRSDHVIKQADPKLLEEIEEVCDRIDLDYCLDNFPRLIDRTREGLRRIERIVKELRLFARVDEGEWNEVDLNPGIESSINMVKGYARKKGVHIVMDLGALPAVRCRAARIHQVILNLLTNAIDACGENGEVRVRTETEPDALGVRVDIDDNGCGIEPAILERIFDPFFTTKPLGQGTGLGLSISYGIVQEQNGRIEVQSTPGHGTCFSVHLPIEPVRPPSPDGSGEHPLADERDGPTTTTPTPSLTRETVRPTSALKRGDGAT, from the coding sequence GTGGAATCACCAGTCTGCACCAGAGCGTTGATCTTCGCCGCGTGGTGGCCGGTCGACCATGTGTTTCCGCTCGCGGCGGTGTTCCTGCTCGCCTCCTCGGCCGTCGGCGCGATGGCCTATATGCGCCATCTCCGAAAGCGGCACTCGGCGCTCGCGACCGACCTGGAGACGATCGCCGATCAGCGTCGCGAGGCCGAGCGGGCGCTCCGCGAGACCGAGGCCATCTATTACTCGCTGGTCGAGACGCTGCCGCAGAGCATCCTGCGGAAAGACCTCGAAGGTCGATTCACGTTCGCGAACAAGCGGTTCTGCGCCGAGCTCGGGCGCAGCCTCGACGAGATCGTCGGTAAAACCGACTACGACTTCTTCCCCAACGAGCTGGCTGCGAAATACCGGGCCGACGACCGCCGGGTGATCGAGAGCGGCCGGGTGCTCGACGTCGTCGAGGAGCACATCACCCCCCAGGGCGACACGCTCCACGTCCAGGTCATGAAGACGGCCCTCCTCGACTCCGACGGCAAGCCGATCGGCGTGCAGGGGATCTTCTGGGACGTGACCGCGCGGATTCGGGCCGACGAACAGCTTCGCGAGAAGAACGTCGAACTTGTGGAACTGGCTCGCTCCGAGCACCAGGCGCACGAGGCGCGCAAGCAGGCGCAGAGCTTGCTCGTTCAGAACGAGAAACTCGCGAGCCTGGGCCACCTGGTTGCGGGCGTCGCCCACGAGATCAACAACCCGCTGTCGTTCGTCAGCAACAACGTGGCGGTCATGGAGCGCGACCTTCGCGATTTGCTGGCCTTGATCCGGCTTTACCGTAGAAGCGACCACGTCATCAAGCAGGCCGACCCCAAGCTGCTTGAAGAGATCGAGGAAGTCTGCGACCGGATCGATCTCGATTACTGCCTGGATAACTTCCCGAGACTGATAGACCGCACCCGCGAGGGCCTTCGGCGGATCGAGCGGATCGTCAAGGAGCTTCGCCTCTTCGCTCGGGTCGACGAGGGCGAATGGAACGAGGTCGACCTCAACCCCGGCATCGAATCGTCGATCAACATGGTGAAGGGGTACGCGCGCAAGAAGGGCGTCCACATCGTGATGGACCTGGGGGCGCTGCCGGCCGTGCGGTGCCGGGCCGCGCGGATTCACCAGGTCATCCTCAATCTCTTGACCAACGCCATCGACGCGTGCGGCGAGAACGGCGAGGTGAGGGTCCGCACCGAGACCGAGCCCGACGCGCTTGGCGTCCGGGTCGACATCGACGACAACGGCTGTGGGATCGAACCGGCGATCCTAGAGCGGATCTTCGACCCCTTCTTCACCACCAAGCCGCTCGGCCAGGGGACCGGCCTGGGACTCTCGATCAGCTACGGGATTGTTCAGGAGCAGAACGGACGCATCGAGGTGCAATCGACGCCCGGCCACGGAACGTGTTTCTCAGTGCATCTGCCGATCGAACCCGTTCGGCCGCCGTCCCCGGACGGCTCCGGCGAACACCCACTTGCCGACGAGCGTGACGGACCGACCACGACGACGCCGACCCCGTCCCTGACGCGCGAGACGGTCAGGCCGACGTCGGCCTTGAAAAGGGGAGACGGCGCAACATGA
- a CDS encoding sugar phosphate isomerase/epimerase family protein: MRLGLINSAWVQAGRGTAFGVRKTKEIGFDCIDVFADPLDIDARERRLIRDECARADLPIVSLPCVAAGLIDFNPSVQRFHVDRVRDYLDFAYELEARNVLLVLGEYIWQQEVIPPAEQWAAGVRHLQTLGDHAASLGLEIALELEPFKLSLLNDVGSMSRFLIDVDRPSVKANLDISHLVLSHQSAKLIETLRGRVAHVHISDCDGKVHGDLPPGRGVVDFAPYLDAIRDLGLDDDATVSIELEYSPDPERIVEWVEEAYTATADLMRAAGLRS; the protein is encoded by the coding sequence ATGAGACTCGGCCTGATCAATTCGGCCTGGGTTCAGGCGGGCCGAGGCACGGCTTTCGGCGTTCGCAAGACCAAGGAGATCGGTTTCGACTGCATCGACGTCTTCGCCGACCCGCTCGACATCGACGCTCGCGAGCGACGGCTGATTCGCGACGAATGCGCGCGAGCGGACCTTCCGATCGTCAGCCTCCCCTGCGTCGCCGCCGGACTCATCGACTTCAACCCGAGCGTCCAGCGGTTCCACGTGGACCGCGTCCGCGACTACCTCGATTTCGCCTACGAGCTGGAGGCGCGCAACGTCTTGCTCGTGCTCGGCGAATACATCTGGCAGCAAGAAGTGATCCCCCCCGCCGAGCAGTGGGCGGCCGGCGTCCGCCACCTTCAGACGCTCGGCGATCACGCCGCAAGCCTCGGCCTGGAGATCGCGCTCGAACTCGAACCGTTCAAGCTTTCGTTGCTCAACGACGTCGGCAGCATGTCGCGGTTTCTGATCGACGTCGACCGCCCATCGGTGAAGGCCAACCTCGACATCTCGCACCTGGTCCTCTCCCATCAATCGGCCAAGTTGATCGAGACCCTGAGGGGCCGGGTCGCCCACGTCCACATCTCCGACTGCGACGGCAAGGTTCACGGCGATTTGCCGCCGGGCCGGGGCGTGGTCGACTTCGCTCCATACCTTGATGCGATTCGAGATCTCGGGCTGGACGATGACGCGACGGTGTCGATCGAGTTGGAGTATTCGCCCGACCCCGAGCGGATCGTCGAGTGGGTCGAGGAAGCGTACACGGCGACCGCCGACCTGATGCGCGCCGCCGGCCTGCGATCGTGA
- a CDS encoding ABC transporter permease, whose translation MSAWASWTARALVIVGLAVLIGWPLAATIVEAVGVAETASDSSGGLDPAATAAVVAESGGLARPARLAFETVVLAVASEALALPVGVALALLLFRTDVWGRRPLLFLLGLAAFIPLPLHATAWLGAFGNAGRMQAIGVQPILVGRLGVAVITALAALPWVVLLSGVGLRLVEPELEEGALLDWPAWRVWLGVTLRRSLGAVAASALAVAVLAAGDMTVTDLLQVRTYAEEAYVQFTLGNGPASAAAVAIPPLLVLGTVVLLVCRSLARHAPRRLASAFERSKTWRLGRWRVPLGIFLVALVGNIVALPLYSLIWRAGRVGGRATLGKPPTWSFAGLGGSLRFAFEESVEPLTTSVILSLGAATLTVVLAWAICWLSRASRGWQALTLGGVALTLAAPGPVVGMALLLAYRTVDWVYDSPLIVVFAMSVRALPYAILILWPFLRSLPTEVFEAAAMDGVGPIGEVFRIAIPLSRRATLAAWAVAFVLSLGELPATNLIAPPGVQTISLLIWSLLHTGVESHLAAVALVTLAAIAVAGVVAVWLLQRAVARTRA comes from the coding sequence GTGAGCGCCTGGGCGAGTTGGACGGCCCGCGCTCTGGTGATCGTCGGCCTCGCGGTCCTGATCGGCTGGCCACTGGCGGCGACGATCGTTGAGGCGGTCGGAGTTGCCGAGACGGCCTCGGATTCGAGCGGAGGACTCGACCCGGCGGCGACGGCCGCGGTCGTCGCCGAGAGCGGCGGCCTGGCTCGACCGGCGCGGCTGGCTTTCGAAACCGTTGTGTTGGCCGTCGCGTCCGAAGCCCTGGCGTTGCCGGTGGGCGTCGCGCTCGCACTCTTGCTGTTCCGCACCGACGTCTGGGGGCGCCGGCCGTTGCTGTTCTTGCTGGGGCTGGCGGCGTTCATCCCGTTGCCGCTGCACGCCACCGCCTGGCTGGGGGCGTTCGGCAACGCCGGCCGAATGCAGGCGATCGGGGTTCAGCCGATCTTGGTTGGGCGACTGGGCGTGGCCGTGATCACCGCGCTGGCCGCCCTGCCCTGGGTCGTCTTGCTATCGGGCGTCGGCCTGCGGCTGGTCGAGCCCGAGCTGGAAGAAGGCGCCCTGCTCGACTGGCCGGCGTGGCGGGTCTGGCTGGGCGTGACCTTGCGACGGAGCCTTGGCGCGGTCGCCGCCTCGGCCCTGGCCGTCGCGGTGCTCGCGGCCGGCGACATGACGGTGACCGACCTCTTGCAGGTCCGTACCTACGCCGAGGAAGCGTACGTCCAGTTCACGCTGGGCAACGGCCCGGCCAGCGCGGCGGCCGTCGCGATTCCGCCACTGCTGGTCCTGGGGACGGTCGTTCTGCTGGTCTGCCGGTCGCTCGCGCGGCACGCGCCGAGGCGGCTGGCTTCGGCCTTCGAGCGGTCGAAAACCTGGCGGCTGGGCCGGTGGCGGGTTCCCCTGGGGATTTTCCTCGTCGCCCTGGTCGGTAACATCGTGGCGTTGCCGCTCTACAGCCTGATCTGGCGCGCGGGGCGGGTCGGAGGCCGGGCGACGCTCGGCAAGCCGCCGACGTGGTCGTTCGCCGGCCTCGGAGGCTCGCTGCGGTTCGCGTTCGAGGAAAGCGTCGAACCGCTGACGACGAGCGTGATTCTCTCGCTGGGCGCGGCGACGCTGACGGTCGTGCTCGCCTGGGCGATCTGCTGGCTGAGTCGTGCGTCGCGCGGGTGGCAGGCGCTCACGCTGGGGGGCGTTGCCTTGACTCTCGCCGCGCCCGGGCCGGTCGTCGGCATGGCCTTGCTCCTCGCTTATCGCACGGTCGATTGGGTCTATGACTCGCCGTTGATCGTGGTCTTCGCCATGTCCGTCCGAGCGTTGCCGTACGCGATCCTGATCCTTTGGCCCTTCTTGCGGAGCTTGCCGACCGAGGTCTTCGAGGCCGCGGCGATGGACGGCGTCGGGCCGATCGGCGAAGTGTTTCGCATCGCGATCCCGCTCTCGCGACGAGCGACCCTGGCCGCCTGGGCCGTGGCGTTCGTCCTGAGCCTCGGCGAACTGCCGGCGACCAACCTGATCGCGCCGCCGGGCGTGCAGACGATCAGCCTTCTGATCTGGAGCCTCCTGCATACCGGAGTGGAAAGCCACCTCGCGGCCGTGGCCCTCGTCACCCTGGCCGCGATCGCCGTCGCCGGCGTCGTCGCGGTGTGGTTGCTTCAGCGCGCCGTGGCGCGGACTCGTGCATGA
- the hemG gene encoding protoporphyrinogen oxidase, protein MKTSLERSSGSKTTDRVVVIGGGLSGLVAAHRLHESAKQLRRPVEVVVLEAKDRVGGVIRTDRRDGFTLEGGPDSFITNKPWALDLCRRLNLEDQLIETDSAHRRSFVVRNGRLVPVPEGFVLMAPHRLLPILTTPILSWRGKLRLLAEIMIPRRDSDAEESLASFVRRRFGREALERLVQPLVGGIYTGDPGNLSLKATLPQFLAMEKQYGSLIRAAWRQRGSAETRRREKESSGARYGMFVSLADGMDVLPRTLAASLGEGAIQTGRPVRRISRRSDRAGWVVELLNGPPIEADAVIATTEAHATARMLDGLDPSLALQLRAIPYASSIIVNVAYRRDQVKHPLDGFGVVVPAVESRSILAASFLNVKFPSRAPAGSALIRVFIGGATQPDLFDLDDDAIREIVARELGDLIGVRGEPLFLEIGRHPRAMPQYVLGHLERVETIRRKAARHPNLFLTGIAFDGVGIPDCVHAAETTADAVVSALAGSGSIAAA, encoded by the coding sequence ATGAAGACTTCGCTCGAGCGGTCGTCAGGCTCGAAGACTACGGATCGGGTGGTCGTGATCGGCGGCGGACTCTCCGGACTCGTCGCCGCGCACCGCCTCCACGAATCGGCGAAGCAGCTCCGAAGGCCCGTCGAAGTCGTCGTCCTCGAAGCGAAAGACCGCGTCGGCGGGGTGATCCGGACCGACCGCCGCGATGGCTTCACGCTCGAAGGCGGCCCGGATTCGTTCATCACCAACAAGCCGTGGGCGCTCGACCTCTGCCGTCGGCTGAACCTCGAAGATCAGTTGATCGAGACCGATTCGGCCCATCGCCGCTCGTTCGTCGTCCGCAACGGCCGTCTCGTACCAGTGCCCGAGGGGTTCGTGCTGATGGCCCCGCACCGGCTGCTGCCGATCCTCACCACGCCGATCCTCTCATGGCGGGGCAAGCTCCGGCTCTTGGCCGAGATCATGATCCCGCGCCGCGACAGCGACGCCGAGGAAAGCCTGGCCTCCTTCGTCCGCCGTCGGTTCGGTCGCGAGGCGCTCGAACGCCTGGTGCAACCTCTCGTGGGAGGCATCTACACCGGCGACCCCGGCAACCTGAGCCTCAAGGCCACGCTCCCCCAATTCCTGGCCATGGAAAAGCAATATGGCAGCCTGATTCGGGCGGCCTGGCGGCAACGCGGCAGCGCCGAGACCCGGCGTCGCGAGAAGGAATCGTCGGGCGCGAGGTACGGCATGTTCGTCTCGCTGGCCGACGGCATGGACGTCCTGCCGCGAACACTGGCGGCCTCGCTCGGCGAGGGCGCGATCCAGACCGGCCGACCGGTGCGCCGGATCAGCCGCCGGAGCGATCGTGCGGGCTGGGTCGTCGAGCTGCTCAACGGCCCGCCGATCGAGGCCGACGCCGTGATCGCGACGACCGAAGCCCACGCGACGGCCCGGATGCTCGACGGCCTCGACCCCTCGCTGGCCCTCCAGCTCCGCGCGATCCCCTACGCCTCGTCGATCATCGTCAACGTCGCCTACCGCCGCGACCAGGTGAAGCACCCGCTCGACGGCTTCGGCGTCGTCGTGCCGGCCGTCGAGTCGCGGTCGATCCTCGCCGCCTCGTTCCTCAACGTCAAGTTCCCGAGTCGCGCCCCGGCCGGCTCGGCCCTGATCCGGGTGTTCATCGGCGGAGCCACCCAGCCCGACCTGTTCGACCTCGACGACGACGCGATCCGCGAGATCGTCGCCCGCGAACTCGGCGACCTGATCGGCGTCCGCGGCGAGCCCCTCTTCCTGGAAATCGGCCGCCACCCCCGCGCCATGCCGCAGTACGTGCTCGGGCACCTGGAACGCGTCGAGACGATCCGACGCAAGGCGGCCAGGCACCCCAACCTGTTCCTGACCGGAATTGCGTTCGACGGCGTCGGCATCCCCGACTGCGTCCACGCCGCCGAGACCACCGCCGACGCCGTCGTCTCGGCCCTCGCCGGCTCCGGCTCGATCGCCGCGGCGTAA
- the hemE gene encoding uroporphyrinogen decarboxylase, with translation MSSAPASTDQPLPDGLWNSPFLKACRREPTDVTPVWLMRQAGRYMAEYRAVRATTSFLELCKQPELATEVTVTAAEILGVDAAILFADILLILEPLGFDLEFAKGEGPVIHNPIQSADDVDRLRRLDDLEPLGFVFEAVRLIRAALPPSLPLIGFAGAPFTLACYAIEGGGSRHYEKAKAWMLRDPGAWNALMEILVDATARYLNAQVEAGAQVLQVFDSWVGALSPHDYRRFVQPHMTRLFSMLDPRVPSIHFGTGTGSLLELQRDAGGSVIGLDWRVELDEAWSRLGDQVGVQGNLDPVTLFAPISEITAQTHRILDQADGRPGHIFNLGHGVLQHTPVDHVRALIDVVHEYSQTRRGGVG, from the coding sequence ATGTCCAGCGCCCCCGCCTCCACCGACCAGCCCCTCCCCGACGGATTGTGGAACAGCCCGTTCCTGAAGGCCTGCCGCCGCGAGCCGACCGACGTCACGCCGGTCTGGCTGATGCGTCAGGCCGGCCGTTACATGGCCGAGTACCGGGCGGTCCGCGCCACGACGTCGTTCCTCGAACTTTGCAAGCAGCCCGAACTGGCGACCGAGGTGACCGTCACCGCGGCGGAAATTCTGGGCGTCGATGCGGCCATTCTCTTCGCGGACATCCTACTGATCCTCGAACCGCTCGGATTCGACCTGGAGTTCGCCAAGGGGGAAGGACCGGTCATCCACAATCCGATCCAGTCGGCCGACGACGTCGATCGGCTGCGACGGCTCGACGATCTCGAACCCCTGGGCTTCGTCTTCGAGGCCGTGCGGCTGATCCGGGCGGCTCTGCCGCCATCGCTCCCCTTGATCGGATTCGCCGGCGCTCCGTTCACCTTGGCCTGCTACGCCATCGAGGGGGGCGGCTCGCGACACTACGAAAAAGCCAAGGCCTGGATGCTCCGCGACCCCGGCGCCTGGAACGCCCTGATGGAAATCTTGGTCGACGCCACGGCCCGTTACCTGAACGCCCAGGTCGAGGCCGGCGCCCAAGTGCTCCAGGTTTTCGACAGTTGGGTCGGCGCGCTCAGCCCTCACGATTATAGACGGTTCGTCCAGCCGCACATGACGCGCCTTTTCTCGATGCTTGATCCGAGGGTTCCGTCGATCCACTTCGGGACCGGCACCGGCTCGCTGCTCGAACTGCAACGCGACGCCGGCGGCTCGGTGATCGGGCTCGACTGGCGGGTGGAACTCGACGAGGCCTGGAGCCGGCTCGGCGACCAGGTCGGCGTGCAAGGCAACCTCGACCCCGTCACCTTGTTCGCGCCGATTTCCGAGATCACCGCCCAGACCCATCGGATTCTCGACCAGGCCGACGGCCGGCCCGGCCACATCTTCAACCTGGGACACGGCGTCTTGCAGCACACGCCGGTCGACCACGTCCGTGCGCTCATCGACGTCGTCCACGAGTATTCTCAGACGCGTCGCGGCGGCGTCGGTTGA
- a CDS encoding TIGR00730 family Rossman fold protein — MDQHDSCDRPRRSADQPGADASDADFLSSKGREALSPAVHRNGSQPRSSIGGRTDDEQLLNRPASSDLVPTPWMPEQAAFTHDEPWRVLRIQGEFVHGINALAEVGAAVTVFGSARIKEPNPLYEDARKLGRLLADAGFAVITGGGPGIMEAANRGAFEAGGSSIGCNIQLPFEQVGNPYVNLSIDFRYFFVRKTMFVKFSDGFVIFPGGFGTLDEMFEALTLVQTRKINRFPILLYGTAYWKGMLDWVVDTVLESGAISPEDMNLLIVTDSLEEIRDAMVECYKKRCWDTWKRSVGASVDADPPGAPASALDPSKGDAE, encoded by the coding sequence ATGGATCAGCACGACTCTTGCGACAGGCCGCGTCGTTCGGCCGATCAGCCGGGGGCCGACGCCTCGGATGCGGATTTCTTGAGCTCCAAAGGTAGAGAGGCCCTATCCCCGGCCGTGCATCGCAACGGCTCCCAGCCCCGTTCGTCGATCGGCGGCAGGACCGATGACGAGCAACTCCTGAACCGGCCGGCGTCGTCGGACCTGGTCCCGACTCCCTGGATGCCCGAGCAGGCGGCCTTCACCCATGACGAACCCTGGCGCGTGCTTCGCATTCAGGGCGAGTTCGTCCACGGGATCAACGCCCTGGCCGAAGTGGGCGCCGCCGTGACGGTCTTCGGCTCGGCTCGAATCAAGGAGCCGAACCCCCTTTATGAGGACGCCCGGAAGCTTGGCAGGCTGCTGGCCGACGCGGGGTTCGCGGTGATCACCGGGGGAGGTCCGGGGATCATGGAGGCGGCCAACCGGGGCGCTTTCGAGGCCGGCGGGTCGTCGATCGGCTGCAACATCCAGCTCCCGTTCGAGCAGGTCGGCAATCCTTACGTCAACCTGTCGATCGATTTCCGTTATTTCTTCGTCCGCAAGACGATGTTCGTCAAGTTCTCCGACGGGTTCGTCATCTTCCCTGGCGGCTTCGGCACGCTCGACGAGATGTTCGAAGCCCTGACGCTCGTGCAGACGCGGAAGATCAACCGATTCCCGATCCTGCTCTACGGCACGGCCTACTGGAAGGGCATGCTCGACTGGGTCGTCGACACCGTGCTCGAATCCGGGGCGATTTCGCCCGAAGACATGAACTTGCTGATCGTGACCGACTCGCTCGAAGAGATCCGCGACGCGATGGTCGAGTGCTATAAGAAGCGGTGCTGGGATACGTGGAAGCGATCGGTCGGCGCCAGCGTCGACGCCGATCCGCCGGGCGCCCCCGCCTCGGCCCTCGACCCAAGCAAGGGCGACGCCGAGTAG
- a CDS encoding 3-keto-disaccharide hydrolase, whose translation MKRLLGAIVTLLLLATSTFGLDDPPKPVSLFDGKTLEGWVAEHADGFGVHDSVLAVNGGAGWLRSAKSYKNFELDAEFRIVKAGTEGSLLFRTSLETAPTDPFGPVKGYQLQLMDGDGGFMLFGHGTNPPRFERKTDALKAAAKELGTWRKLKIKVVGAHLEARLDDVLITTSDAIEQNPGHLGLIGKTGQLEWRNMTILVHPD comes from the coding sequence ATGAAACGTCTTCTGGGAGCGATCGTGACGTTGCTCTTGCTCGCCACGTCGACGTTCGGACTGGATGATCCGCCGAAGCCCGTCAGCCTCTTCGACGGCAAGACGCTTGAAGGCTGGGTCGCTGAGCACGCCGACGGATTCGGCGTTCACGACTCGGTCCTCGCCGTCAATGGAGGCGCGGGGTGGTTGCGGTCGGCCAAGTCGTACAAGAATTTCGAGCTCGACGCCGAATTCCGGATCGTCAAGGCGGGGACCGAGGGAAGCCTGCTGTTCCGAACCAGTCTCGAAACCGCGCCGACGGATCCGTTTGGACCCGTCAAGGGGTATCAGCTCCAGCTCATGGACGGCGACGGCGGCTTCATGCTCTTCGGCCACGGGACCAACCCGCCTCGGTTCGAGCGCAAGACCGATGCGCTCAAGGCGGCGGCGAAGGAACTCGGGACCTGGCGAAAGCTCAAGATCAAGGTCGTCGGCGCGCACCTGGAGGCTCGGCTCGACGACGTCCTGATCACGACGTCCGACGCGATCGAGCAGAACCCCGGTCATCTCGGTCTGATCGGTAAGACCGGTCAGCTCGAATGGCGGAACATGACGATCCTCGTCCATCCCGATTGA
- a CDS encoding site-2 protease family protein, whose amino-acid sequence MRMSWKLGRAAGIDVFLHPTFLLILFAPGAVANLPLVIALFGCVLLHEFGHALTARRFGIGTVNITLYPIGGVARLMRMPRAPGAELLIALAGPAVNFAIAAGLCAVLGLGGSAILGDYASFFLLQLMAMNLVLGGFNLIPAFPMDGGRVLRAVLSGWIGRGRATSFAASVGRALALGFGIYSLLTFNLIQVALAGFIYYAAGVEEAGVLADERRRRSPTPNEEDLWKAPPGYRWIESGQGVWRLAPVTVADWANRRWG is encoded by the coding sequence ATGCGAATGTCTTGGAAGCTAGGTCGGGCTGCGGGGATCGATGTTTTCCTGCACCCGACCTTTCTCTTGATCCTGTTCGCGCCGGGCGCGGTTGCGAACCTGCCGCTGGTGATCGCCCTGTTCGGCTGCGTGCTCTTGCATGAATTCGGGCACGCGTTGACGGCGCGCCGGTTCGGCATCGGCACGGTGAATATCACGCTCTATCCAATCGGCGGCGTGGCCCGGCTGATGCGCATGCCGCGCGCCCCTGGGGCCGAGTTGCTCATCGCCCTGGCCGGGCCGGCGGTGAATTTCGCCATCGCGGCGGGTCTGTGCGCAGTGCTCGGGCTGGGGGGCTCCGCCATTCTGGGCGACTACGCGAGCTTTTTCCTGCTGCAACTGATGGCGATGAACCTGGTCCTGGGCGGCTTCAACCTGATCCCGGCGTTTCCGATGGACGGCGGGCGGGTGCTGCGGGCCGTTCTCAGCGGCTGGATCGGGCGGGGCCGGGCGACGTCGTTCGCGGCGAGCGTCGGACGGGCGCTCGCGTTGGGCTTCGGAATCTACAGCCTGTTGACCTTCAACCTGATCCAGGTCGCCCTGGCCGGGTTCATCTACTACGCGGCGGGGGTCGAGGAAGCCGGCGTGCTCGCTGATGAGCGTCGCCGGCGCAGTCCGACGCCCAACGAAGAAGACCTCTGGAAAGCCCCTCCCGGCTACCGCTGGATTGAGAGCGGCCAGGGCGTGTGGCGGCTGGCACCGGTCACTGTCGCCGACTGGGCGAACCGCCGATGGGGATGA
- a CDS encoding L-fucose isomerase: MSSNVKSPWIGRLPKIGIRPVIDGRRRGVRESLEDQVTAMARNAAEFLTANLRHPTGEPVQCVLADTCIGGVAEAAACADKFAREGVGVSLTVTPCWCYGSETMDMDPLMPKAVWGFNSTERPGAVYLAAVLAAHNQKGLPAFGIYGRDVQDSGDTNIPDDVQEKLLRFVRAGLAAATLRGKSYLSVGGVSMGISGSIVDQPFFEHYLGMRVECVDMSELTRRINEEIYDPDEFERALLWVHVNCKEGKDYNPPAARKTAEVKAEDWRTVVKMTLILRDLMIGNPRLDALGYGEEALGHNAIAGGFQGQRAWTDHSPNGDFSEAILTSSFDWNGVRMPYMVATENDCLNGVGMLLGYLLTNTAQIFADVRTYWSPDAVKRVTGHTLSGLAAGGIIHLINSGAATLDGTGEQSRDGMPAMKPFWEISEAEAERCLDATTWPAAISEYFRGGGYSSCYLSRGGMPMTMSRLSLVKGLGPVLQIAEGFSVDVPADVHKILNERTNPTWPTTWFVPNVTGEGPFTDVYSVMANWSANHGAISYGHIGADLIALASILRIPVAMHNVPAEKVFRPSTWSLFGALEPQAADYRACANFGPLYG; encoded by the coding sequence ATGAGTTCGAACGTCAAGAGCCCCTGGATCGGTCGGTTGCCGAAAATCGGAATTCGTCCCGTGATCGACGGCCGCCGGCGCGGGGTTCGGGAGTCGCTGGAAGACCAGGTCACGGCCATGGCTCGGAACGCCGCCGAGTTTCTCACCGCCAACCTCCGGCACCCGACCGGCGAGCCGGTGCAGTGCGTGCTCGCCGACACCTGCATCGGCGGGGTGGCCGAGGCCGCCGCGTGCGCCGACAAGTTCGCCCGCGAGGGCGTGGGGGTCTCCCTGACGGTCACGCCCTGCTGGTGTTACGGCAGCGAGACGATGGACATGGACCCGCTGATGCCCAAGGCCGTCTGGGGGTTCAACAGCACCGAGCGTCCGGGCGCGGTCTACCTGGCGGCGGTGCTCGCCGCCCATAACCAGAAAGGCCTGCCGGCGTTCGGCATCTACGGCCGCGACGTCCAAGATTCGGGCGATACGAACATCCCCGACGACGTCCAGGAGAAGCTGCTGCGGTTCGTCCGCGCCGGGCTGGCGGCGGCCACGCTCAGAGGCAAGTCGTACCTGTCGGTCGGCGGCGTGTCGATGGGCATCTCGGGCTCGATCGTCGATCAGCCGTTCTTCGAGCACTACCTCGGCATGCGGGTCGAGTGCGTCGACATGAGCGAGTTGACGCGCCGTATTAATGAGGAGATCTACGACCCCGACGAATTCGAGCGAGCCCTGCTCTGGGTTCATGTGAACTGCAAGGAAGGCAAGGACTACAATCCGCCGGCCGCCCGGAAGACCGCCGAGGTGAAGGCCGAGGATTGGCGCACGGTCGTCAAGATGACGCTGATCCTCCGCGACCTGATGATCGGCAACCCCCGGCTCGACGCACTAGGTTACGGCGAAGAAGCCCTCGGCCACAACGCGATCGCCGGGGGGTTCCAGGGTCAGCGAGCGTGGACCGACCATTCGCCCAACGGCGACTTTTCCGAGGCGATCCTGACCTCGTCGTTCGACTGGAACGGCGTCCGGATGCCGTACATGGTCGCCACCGAGAACGACTGCCTCAACGGCGTCGGGATGCTGCTCGGCTATCTGCTGACGAATACGGCCCAGATCTTCGCCGACGTGCGGACGTACTGGAGCCCGGACGCCGTCAAGCGGGTGACGGGGCATACTCTGTCCGGGCTCGCGGCGGGGGGGATCATCCACCTGATCAATTCGGGCGCCGCCACGCTGGATGGCACGGGCGAGCAGTCGCGCGACGGCATGCCGGCGATGAAGCCGTTCTGGGAGATCAGCGAGGCCGAGGCCGAACGCTGCCTCGACGCGACCACCTGGCCCGCGGCGATCTCCGAGTATTTCCGAGGAGGCGGCTACTCGTCGTGCTACCTCTCACGGGGAGGGATGCCGATGACGATGAGCCGGCTCAGCCTGGTGAAGGGGCTTGGACCCGTACTCCAGATCGCCGAGGGTTTTTCGGTCGACGTTCCGGCCGACGTCCACAAGATTCTCAACGAACGGACGAATCCCACCTGGCCGACGACGTGGTTCGTCCCCAACGTGACCGGCGAGGGGCCGTTCACCGACGTGTACAGCGTGATGGCCAACTGGAGCGCTAATCACGGGGCGATCAGCTACGGCCACATCGGCGCCGACCTCATCGCCTTGGCCTCGATCCTGAGAATCCCCGTGGCCATGCACAACGTGCCCGCCGAGAAGGTCTTCCGCCCCAGCACCTGGAGCCTCTTCGGAGCGCTGGAGCCGCAGGCCGCCGACTACCGCGCCTGCGCCAACTTCGGTCCGTTGTACGGCTGA